In Leptospira langatensis, a single window of DNA contains:
- a CDS encoding carbon starvation CstA family protein produces MLPLITVLGCFLLYFLGYKFYSGYLSKSIFQLKDTRGDTPAHKFNDGVDYLPTKPAVLFGHHYASIAGLAPILGPAVAVIWGWLPAMLWVVLGGIFVGCVHDFGAIVVSIRNQGKSIGQVAQDLLGPRARSLFHAIIFFLVALAMGVFVIVLAEMFSADPKAKLAPVPSPTKIEQTEAKLPSIQEHTHPTEVRVETSSSPIELRSHFPEAVIPTAGIMIFALLVGWLHYKKGMNLGPLTFVSVALTLVVMILGMNDSILSWTGLNDTARSPGVPLWKIILLAYAFLASVTPVWLLLQSRDYINSFLLYLGIIAIYLGFFKGSLFGEFSSFNAEAIRAEKVDMDIIPFVFITIACGAVSGFHALVSSGTTAKQLDREIDARAIGYGAMIGESLLGLTSVVACTIGFASAAEWSSFYKSWSGIQGLAPSVGAYIYGTGRFISQLGFDQGFAQGFIALVVVSFALTSLDSATRLLRYNIEEIADSINSEFIKKVLGNRYVSSILACVAIGFFAFLQIDQGGKKTTAGLALWKLFGTTNQLLAGLSLLVVTIYLLYSKRKTWTSFLPMIFVLTATLWAMVVNFYDFLFSKSPSYLLAGVGGVLIFLAIWLLVEAVLAWRRFSKA; encoded by the coding sequence ATGTTACCCCTGATCACTGTTCTCGGTTGTTTCCTTCTCTATTTCCTAGGTTACAAGTTTTACTCGGGATATTTATCCAAATCCATCTTCCAACTGAAAGACACGAGAGGGGATACTCCGGCTCATAAATTCAACGACGGTGTGGATTATCTTCCTACAAAACCCGCCGTTCTATTCGGTCACCATTATGCGTCCATTGCGGGACTCGCTCCCATCCTTGGGCCTGCGGTTGCGGTGATTTGGGGCTGGCTGCCTGCTATGCTTTGGGTGGTCCTTGGCGGGATTTTCGTAGGTTGTGTGCACGACTTCGGGGCCATCGTGGTTTCCATTCGCAACCAAGGAAAATCCATCGGGCAAGTGGCTCAGGATCTCCTCGGACCAAGAGCGAGAAGTCTCTTCCATGCGATCATTTTCTTTTTAGTGGCGCTAGCCATGGGAGTATTCGTCATCGTTCTTGCGGAAATGTTTTCTGCGGACCCAAAGGCAAAATTGGCTCCGGTCCCTTCTCCTACTAAGATAGAACAAACGGAAGCGAAACTTCCGAGTATTCAGGAACATACTCATCCTACGGAAGTGAGAGTGGAGACTTCTTCTTCTCCTATTGAGCTCAGAAGTCACTTTCCGGAAGCAGTGATCCCTACAGCAGGGATCATGATCTTTGCTCTATTGGTGGGTTGGCTTCATTATAAAAAAGGAATGAATCTTGGACCTCTGACATTCGTGTCCGTGGCGCTTACTCTTGTGGTCATGATCTTGGGAATGAACGATTCCATTCTCTCTTGGACCGGTCTGAACGATACTGCCAGGTCTCCCGGAGTCCCACTCTGGAAGATCATCTTGCTTGCATACGCATTCCTGGCTTCTGTCACTCCGGTTTGGCTTCTTTTACAGAGCAGGGACTATATTAACTCTTTCTTATTGTATTTGGGGATCATCGCCATCTATCTAGGTTTCTTTAAGGGAAGCTTGTTCGGAGAATTCTCTTCCTTTAACGCGGAAGCGATCCGCGCAGAAAAGGTGGATATGGATATTATTCCGTTCGTGTTCATCACGATCGCATGCGGTGCGGTTTCGGGTTTCCATGCCTTGGTCAGTTCCGGGACCACCGCTAAGCAATTGGACAGAGAGATCGATGCGAGAGCCATCGGTTACGGAGCCATGATCGGCGAATCCCTATTAGGCCTGACTTCCGTTGTAGCCTGTACCATCGGATTCGCTTCCGCTGCAGAATGGTCTTCCTTCTATAAATCCTGGTCCGGAATTCAGGGACTAGCTCCTTCCGTTGGAGCCTATATCTACGGAACGGGAAGATTTATCTCCCAATTGGGTTTTGACCAAGGTTTTGCGCAAGGATTCATTGCATTAGTTGTTGTAAGCTTTGCCTTGACTTCTTTGGATTCTGCGACAAGATTATTAAGATATAATATAGAAGAGATCGCGGACAGCATTAACTCGGAATTCATAAAGAAGGTCTTGGGAAATCGATATGTTTCCAGTATCCTGGCCTGCGTAGCGATCGGGTTCTTCGCCTTCTTGCAAATCGACCAAGGAGGAAAGAAGACCACGGCAGGATTGGCTCTTTGGAAACTTTTCGGGACCACAAACCAACTCTTGGCGGGACTCTCTCTCTTGGTAGTCACGATCTATCTTCTCTATTCTAAAAGAAAGACTTGGACTAGTTTCTTACCTATGATATTCGTACTTACCGCAACTCTATGGGCCATGGTAGTCAACTTTTACGATTTCTTATTTTCCAAATCGCCTAGCTATTTATTGGCAGGAGTCGGAGGAGTCTTGATCTTCTTAGCGATTTGGCTCTTGGTAGAAGCGGTTCTCGCCTGGAGAAGGTTTTCTAAGGCATGA
- a CDS encoding NRDE family protein yields MCTAIIYRDPSREIIGVGFNRDESFKRAPALFPRLIESPNNGKAIAPIDGEAGGTWIGVSQSGEIICLLNYYEATLKLLRNPVSRGLLVRSVLLGERTPESYMDQELEKYYPFKLFRISKERTMIYIWDGKTYEIEEDHESYAVFGSSFTQGPKAQVSRREVFDKNFRPKEMPDVQGFVKLAKEFLISHLPEQGALSPCMHRRDAHSVSRTVISVNKGSVYFSYKNSQPCEEGTEEDYNFTLTEFRTSA; encoded by the coding sequence ATGTGCACTGCCATAATTTACCGGGACCCAAGTAGAGAGATTATAGGGGTCGGATTTAATCGGGACGAATCCTTTAAAAGAGCGCCTGCACTTTTCCCTCGCCTCATCGAGTCACCAAACAATGGTAAGGCGATCGCTCCCATTGACGGAGAAGCGGGAGGCACATGGATAGGAGTCTCTCAAAGCGGGGAAATTATCTGCTTATTGAATTACTATGAGGCCACTCTCAAACTTCTTCGCAATCCGGTAAGCAGAGGATTGCTTGTTCGCTCCGTTCTGCTAGGAGAAAGAACTCCGGAATCCTATATGGACCAAGAGTTAGAAAAATATTATCCGTTTAAACTCTTCCGGATCAGCAAAGAAAGAACCATGATCTATATCTGGGACGGCAAAACCTACGAGATCGAAGAAGACCACGAAAGCTACGCAGTGTTCGGAAGCTCCTTCACCCAAGGGCCCAAGGCTCAGGTCTCTCGCAGAGAAGTATTCGATAAGAATTTTCGACCGAAAGAAATGCCGGACGTGCAAGGATTCGTGAAACTGGCCAAGGAATTCCTGATCTCCCACCTACCGGAGCAAGGTGCTCTGTCGCCCTGCATGCACAGAAGGGACGCGCACTCCGTTTCCAGGACGGTGATCTCGGTAAACAAAGGCTCAGTGTACTTCTCATACAAGAACTCCCAGCCTTGCGAAGAGGGGACAGAAGAAGATTACAATTTCACTTTGACTGAATTTCGAACTTCTGCATGA
- a CDS encoding PilZ domain-containing protein, with translation MAGTNSLFDDKYEYRDPSQQKRKNARVKITIDGDFVVKGKTQRFPVFIVDIGTGGAGIETRTSVFEGDRILLYGIVNGKNMELESEVIRVSGKKANVIFINLSDEDRDLIQDLIHKKFFDKDKKPLG, from the coding sequence ATGGCGGGCACCAATTCCCTTTTCGACGATAAATACGAATACCGGGATCCTTCTCAGCAGAAAAGGAAGAATGCTCGTGTCAAGATCACTATCGACGGGGATTTCGTAGTCAAAGGAAAGACCCAAAGATTCCCAGTCTTCATCGTGGACATAGGAACCGGAGGAGCCGGGATAGAGACCCGCACTTCCGTATTCGAAGGAGACAGGATCCTACTCTACGGGATCGTCAACGGAAAGAACATGGAACTCGAGTCCGAAGTCATCCGTGTCTCCGGTAAAAAAGCAAACGTGATCTTTATTAATCTGTCGGACGAGGACAGAGATTTGATCCAAGACCTCATCCATAAAAAATTCTTCGATAAGGACAAGAAGCCTCTAGGCTGA
- a CDS encoding cell envelope biogenesis protein OmpA, with protein sequence MLGKLLPYLLLLGIFFSQSLAANSLITTESGTFSPNWDGNSDFMKFKIQTSSLPKLQDWELTIRSASGETVRKFEAGKLRKKGFTLFSDENEFAPEDIYLPSSLEWNGENETGDPVADGYYTYQLLLLTANKEKILSEEATFYLDAKAPKVEANCKTKLLLADDRNLAKIFIQQKAAGESTDMFVGEFLDAEGRSIKSYSWRTKDLPFQLVWDGTDSNGKMVSPGLYSYKLTGRDAAGNESSDKVENLTVKNESIGVDLNTDGELFPANPSNPLNHIKFSAFTSSKLKSDSYEWEIFKNKPDEENLVYSQKGLGEPSGEWIWEPKNKEGKSLDAGTYYYRLTVFSRYDKYLSFPKKFVLSEEVPKFSYDVFPNGLTPDGDWQKDILEIHFRSKNLPLSSWKISILESFGEEDNKEERTVRSWSGQGNGPEKLIWYGLDEQGRRIGSLAPIRVILSYKDIFGEEGDVTLGSLQTDILIVKEKEGFRCSIPNRIYEDRWWTLPSRMKSVLSKFPGYKVELQYHTSHRGDDEYNLRFSEEKVRKIFRSLFGKDYEFGRYRFRGYGETLPLVPGNGSYEVDRNERIDFFLSIGK encoded by the coding sequence ATGCTCGGAAAACTTTTGCCGTATCTCTTACTCTTAGGGATCTTTTTCTCTCAATCCCTGGCGGCAAATTCCTTGATCACTACGGAATCCGGAACCTTCTCCCCGAATTGGGATGGAAACTCGGACTTCATGAAATTCAAGATCCAAACTTCTTCCTTGCCTAAATTGCAAGATTGGGAACTGACCATACGAAGTGCTTCCGGCGAGACCGTTCGTAAATTCGAAGCAGGCAAGCTCAGAAAGAAAGGATTCACTCTTTTTTCTGACGAGAATGAGTTCGCTCCGGAGGATATCTATCTTCCTTCTTCATTGGAATGGAACGGAGAGAATGAAACGGGCGATCCTGTTGCAGACGGATATTATACATACCAACTTCTTCTTCTGACAGCAAACAAAGAAAAGATCCTATCCGAAGAAGCGACCTTCTATTTGGATGCGAAAGCTCCCAAGGTAGAAGCGAATTGTAAGACCAAACTACTGCTCGCCGATGACAGGAATCTCGCAAAGATCTTCATCCAACAAAAAGCTGCCGGTGAATCCACGGATATGTTCGTAGGAGAATTCCTGGATGCCGAAGGAAGATCCATTAAGTCCTATTCTTGGAGAACCAAAGACCTTCCCTTCCAACTCGTATGGGATGGGACGGATTCAAACGGAAAAATGGTCTCTCCCGGATTGTATTCTTATAAACTCACAGGAAGGGATGCCGCCGGGAATGAATCCTCGGATAAGGTGGAAAATCTTACCGTCAAGAACGAATCTATCGGAGTGGATCTGAACACGGACGGAGAGCTTTTTCCTGCGAACCCTTCCAATCCCTTGAATCATATTAAATTTTCTGCATTTACTTCTTCCAAGCTCAAATCGGATTCCTATGAATGGGAGATCTTTAAGAATAAACCGGACGAGGAGAATTTGGTATATTCCCAAAAAGGTCTAGGGGAACCCTCTGGAGAATGGATTTGGGAACCCAAGAATAAGGAAGGCAAAAGCCTGGATGCGGGAACGTACTACTACCGACTGACAGTGTTTAGCCGCTACGATAAGTATCTTAGCTTCCCGAAAAAGTTCGTTCTCTCCGAAGAAGTCCCGAAATTCTCCTATGACGTATTTCCGAATGGACTTACCCCGGACGGAGATTGGCAAAAAGACATATTAGAGATCCATTTTAGATCCAAAAATCTCCCTCTTTCCTCCTGGAAGATCAGCATCCTCGAATCCTTTGGAGAAGAGGACAATAAGGAAGAAAGAACCGTTCGTTCCTGGTCCGGACAAGGCAACGGGCCCGAGAAATTGATCTGGTACGGTCTGGACGAGCAAGGCAGAAGGATCGGCTCCCTCGCGCCGATCCGAGTCATCCTCTCTTACAAAGATATATTTGGCGAAGAAGGAGACGTAACCTTAGGCAGTCTCCAAACGGATATATTGATAGTGAAGGAAAAAGAAGGATTCAGATGTTCCATCCCCAATCGGATCTACGAGGATAGATGGTGGACCCTTCCTTCTAGAATGAAATCCGTTCTTTCCAAATTCCCAGGTTACAAAGTAGAACTACAGTATCATACTTCTCATAGAGGGGACGACGAATACAATCTGAGATTCTCCGAGGAGAAGGTAAGAAAGATCTTCCGTTCCTTGTTCGGGAAAGATTATGAATTCGGTCGCTACAGATTCAGAGGATATGGAGAGACTCTTCCTCTTGTCCCAGGAAACGGATCGTACGAAGTGGATCGGAACGAGAGGATCGATTTCTTCCTGAGCATAGGAAAATAA
- a CDS encoding DnaJ domain-containing protein has protein sequence MTTRSFDQVRSSLEDILFELQSSSTDCEWFISSDKLIEILEIRREDYFKLLYTLRSEREYSSRGSQGFNQSQADMLILLLEKVLKIEGLALEFARAGVYFDDVYLDEFRTFLKEIVLSKLDRHELDKELLLLLISSTKRFEDAFDSYFDDKFDLQRLVDNGIAEFLEIKSFSSDYGADVFLRSYFFQVLNTKLFPIRQITSEYRDRAYYEIFGRFRKEEKEKKRKKHHHGRRFGSGTFYEDAETREHREFLGLSEDYSKSELKNKYKEMIKKYHPDVNKDGLEMTQKIIASYNFLIMKDAR, from the coding sequence TTGACTACCCGCAGTTTCGATCAAGTCAGGTCTTCATTAGAAGACATACTTTTTGAGCTACAATCTTCTAGTACGGATTGCGAGTGGTTTATTTCGTCCGACAAACTGATCGAGATCTTGGAGATCCGAAGAGAGGATTATTTCAAGCTGCTCTATACTCTTCGCTCCGAAAGAGAATATTCTTCTAGAGGTTCTCAGGGATTCAATCAAAGCCAGGCAGATATGCTGATCCTTTTATTGGAGAAGGTATTGAAGATCGAGGGTCTTGCCTTGGAATTTGCGAGAGCAGGGGTCTATTTCGACGATGTGTACTTGGATGAGTTCCGCACCTTCTTAAAAGAGATCGTTCTTTCCAAACTGGACAGACATGAGCTCGACAAGGAGTTGCTTCTCCTTCTGATTTCTTCTACCAAACGATTTGAGGACGCGTTCGATTCCTATTTCGACGATAAATTCGATCTTCAAAGATTGGTGGATAACGGGATCGCGGAATTTTTGGAAATTAAGTCTTTTTCCTCGGACTATGGCGCGGACGTATTCCTGAGATCCTATTTCTTTCAGGTACTGAACACCAAATTATTCCCGATTCGACAGATCACTTCCGAATATCGGGACAGGGCGTATTACGAGATCTTCGGAAGGTTCAGGAAGGAAGAAAAGGAAAAGAAGAGAAAGAAACACCATCATGGTCGAAGGTTCGGATCGGGAACCTTCTATGAAGATGCGGAAACCAGAGAGCATCGCGAATTTCTGGGTCTATCCGAAGACTATAGCAAATCCGAATTAAAGAATAAATACAAAGAGATGATCAAAAAATATCATCCGGACGTAAACAAGGACGGCCTAGAGATGACACAGAAGATCATCGCTTCGTACAATTTCCTAATTATGAAAGACGCTCGTTAA
- a CDS encoding NUDIX hydrolase, translating to MKFCSVCGFEVVQKIPEGDSLTRYVCENCGTIHYQNPKVIVGTIPVWEGKILLCKRAIEPRKGYWTLPAGFLENRETVEEGASRETEEEANAKINIVRLHSVYSIPHISQVYMFFLANLVDGTFSVSSESEEVKLFLPEEIPWDELAFASVTYALKRFTERSDIPETGIHLGSIRNRKMEGKP from the coding sequence ATGAAATTCTGTAGCGTTTGCGGCTTCGAAGTAGTTCAGAAAATTCCGGAAGGGGACAGTCTTACTCGATACGTTTGTGAGAACTGCGGCACCATACATTACCAGAACCCTAAGGTGATCGTAGGAACCATCCCCGTTTGGGAAGGAAAGATACTTCTCTGCAAACGCGCCATCGAGCCTCGCAAGGGATATTGGACTCTTCCGGCCGGTTTCTTAGAAAATAGAGAAACGGTCGAAGAAGGAGCCTCCAGAGAAACGGAAGAAGAAGCAAACGCGAAGATAAACATAGTTCGATTGCATTCCGTCTATAGCATTCCTCATATCAGCCAAGTGTACATGTTCTTCTTGGCAAATTTGGTGGACGGAACCTTCTCCGTAAGCTCCGAGTCGGAAGAAGTAAAATTATTTCTACCGGAAGAGATCCCTTGGGATGAACTCGCTTTTGCTTCCGTGACCTATGCCTTAAAACGATTCACTGAAAGATCGGACATTCCGGAAACAGGGATCCATCTAGGCTCTATCCGAAATCGAAAAATGGAAGGCAAACCCTAA